Sequence from the Pedobacter sp. D749 genome:
TTCACTAAAACCACTAAGGCCAAATTTTGCTGCCTGATAAATACTCACCCCGGCATTCCCTACACGTCCGCCTATTGAGCTGATCTGAAGAATTCTGCCCGAACGTTGTTTGCGCATAAATGGCAATACTGCCCTGGTAATCTCTATCGGTGCATATAAATTTGTTTCGAGCTGGCTGCGAACCTGATCTTCGGTAAAAGCTTCGGCAGCACCTACAATACCAAAACCAGCATTGTTGACTAAAACATCTATTTTACCAAAGTGTGCAATGGCAGATTCAACAGCCAAGTGAACCTGATCGTAATCGGTAACATCTAATGTAATTGGCAGAATCTGATCGGTATATTTTTCTACAAAGCCTTTTAAAGCATCAGTATTTCTTGCTGTTGCAGCAACCAAATCACCTTTTGCCAGTACCTGTGCGGTTAGGTCACGTCCTAATCCACGTGAACTACCGGTTATAAACCAAACTTTTTTCATTTTTTCTATATTTTATGAATCAAAGGTAGGTCGATAATTAAGGCAAAGCTTTGCTTTAAGGCTCAATTTACTTTGTTAAAAAGCTCAACTGGTTTGCCAGAACTTTTAATTACAAACTGCTGTTATTTTAATCAGGTAGAATACAATGGGCTATGGCGAAAGAAAAGAAAAAAGGAAGTAAGAAAAAGAAAAGTGGAAAAAAGAATAAACTTGGGGTTAAAAATTCGCTGGTAAACAATATTAATGCCCGAAAGAAGAAAAAAAAATCAAGATCGAAGAAGAAATCAACCATCAGTAAAAAGGCTTATAAAAAAATGCAGAAAGGATGGAAAAAATAGCCGTTTGTTTTATTGTGGCTAAACTCATTTAGTTTACTATCTAAAAGATACTAGTATCCCAAAGGATAGTGATATCCTTTATGAAAGCTTATACCTTTGTATTATGGGACCGAGAAAAGAACACCACAATAAAGAAACCTGTACTGCAAGTTTAAACGCGGTAAAAGACGCACTATACGTGTTAAATGGCAAGTGGAAACTTCCCCTGATTATTTCTTTGCAAGAAGGACCGCAGCGCTTTAATGAGATCCAAAAATCGCTTGGAGAAATTACGCCCAAAATATTATCGAAAGAACTTAAAGATCTGGAATTAAATGAATTTGTGATCCGCAAAGTATTCTCCACCACTCCGGTTACCGTAACCTACGAACTTACCCCGTACAGCGAATCCTTAGATAAAGTAATTAATGAATTAAGAGATTGGGGACTAAAACATCGCGAACGGTTAGTTAAGAATAGAAAAACCGAATCGGCTGTAGGAGAGATAACAGCTTCTCTTTAGGAGTTAGATTTAACCTTACAGGCCATCCATTCTATCAAAAAAAGCAAAAAACTGATAATGATAAAATTCGGCTATCTTTGTACAAAATAAAATCGATGGCGGTATTACATAAAAAAGAAGAAAAAATTCAGGCAGTGCTGGGTAGGTTGCCTAAAAAATATACAGACGAACAATTTGTAGAGATGTTTATCAGACTCTACTCTAAAGATTGGGGCAAAATAAAATCAGCTTATATTAAACAATCTCAGGATAAAGAACCTGGAACCATCATCAATATGCCGAAACCAGAGGTATATTTGCGACAGATCCTGGCAAACTATCTACAACAAGATCATGCTCCGAAAGCAGCAGAGGTTAAAGAAGAACCTGTTGTTGAAATACCAGTTACCGAAGTTAAAAAAGCGAAGGCTCCAGCTAAGAAGAAAGAAGCTGTAACTGAAGAAGCGCCTGCCGAGGTTAAAAAAGCAAAAGCACCCGCTAAAAAGAAAGCTGAAGCAGTTGAAGAACCGACTGTAGAAGTTAAAAAAGCTAAGGCGCCTGCAAAGAAAAAAGCGGAAGCAATTGAAGAGACTCCAGTAGCCGAAAAGAAAGCAAAACCAGTCGCAAAAAAACCGGCAGCAAAAAAATAAAAAATATTTTACATTAAATATAATAAATCACCTTTTTGGTTGTTTATATATATGAGAGCGTTAATTTAGATGACGGGGATAGGTCGGTATGATTTATCCCCGTTCTTTTTTAGCCGTTTTTGCCCTTGCATATCTCTTTGTCATTCTGAGGGATAATTGTTTCATAAAATCAATATTAAAGACAGATCTTTTTGGCAAATGGTAGGCTGTGAGAAATCGCCATTCCCAACTTGATTGGGAATCGTAATGCAAGTGCTTTAAGATTCCCGCCTGCGCCTATCGTGTGGACACATCTTTGTTAATTCCATATTTGTTTTTTAGTACACATTCATTAAGTCGGTCATCTTTCCTGCTATTAATACCCTGAAATGAATCCGATAGCTATCGAGATCAGGGTGACGACACTAATACTAAAATACCTAAAGAATAGCTCTAAAAGCCACATTATTAATCGAACTCAAGTTAATACATAAACATTGTCTTTTCCGCTCTATGCCGCGGGGCATGGTACTTTGGAGCGCCAAAGTACCCAAAGCGCTTTGTCAATCCAGCAATGGGCCTTTTGCACACCCTTACGCACATCAAAAAAACAGAGGCACTTCGTTTTGTGTTCATAATTATTTAAAGTTTTAAATTAGCGTTTATGAACACAAAACCACTGCGTTTAGGTTTGGCAGTAGTATTTGTTCCTTTTTACACCTGTTTTTTTGATTTCTCCGGCCCTTGGGATTGACGGCGTTCCTCGGTAAAACCTGTAATTTATTAAAGCAAGCTACCAAAACGTATAAAAACCCAAACCAAAAGATGTGTCCCCACGATAGGATGAATCGGGAATGACGACCGTTCTCTAAATCTATCATATTACAATCTGTAAAAAAACATTACAACGAAGAATTTTTCACCATTTATCAAGTTTTACATCCAATTGTAAACTTTATTCTTTTAATTGGCATATCGGGAAAAGTCGATATACATTTGTACCATGGATCAGGTAGAAATATTCAAAGCCCTTTCGAACAAAACACGTTTACAGATTTTAGGTTGGCTAAAAGAGCCGGAGCTTAATTTTCCGGAACAGCCAAATGCAGATTTTGAAAACGTTGGTGTCTGTGTTGGGCAGATCCAGATTAAAAGTGGTTTATCACAAAGTACCATCTCCGAATACCTGTCTATTTTACAGCGTGCCGATTTAATCAGTTCCACGCGCGTAGGTCAGTGGACTTATTACAAACGCAATAAAGAAGGCTTAGAAAAATTAAGCGAAATCATCAATACCGCATTATAATTTAGCAATATATATGAACACAGATAGTTTATTCAGGCCATTTAGCCTTAAAACATTAAATATTAAAAACAGAATAGTAATGGCCCCAATGACGAGGTCATTTTCTCCTGGTGGCGTACCAACGGCCGATGTTGCCAGCTATTATGCAAAAAGAGCAGCAGGCGAAGTGGGTTTAATTTTATCAGAAGGAACCGTAATTAACCGTCCATCCTCTTCTGCCGATCCCAACATTCCCCATTTTTACGGTGCTGAAGCTTTAGCAGGTTGGCAGCATGTAATTAACGAAGTTCACCAGGCTGGCGGGCAAATGGGGCCGCAGATCTGGCACCAGGGTATTCATGCAAACCATGCGTCTGGCTGGTTGCCAAGTGCTCCATTTGAAGGCCCGTCATCTTTTAACAGTCCTGGTTTCGAAAACGGTGTACCGATGACAGATGCGGCTATTGCCGATACGATTGCGGCTTTTGGTCAGTCAGCAGCTGATGCCAAAGCTTTAGGTTTTGATACCGTTGAAATACATGGTGCACACCAATATTTGATCGATCAGTTTTTTTGGGATGGTACAAATAACCGCACCGATATTTATGGTGGCAAAACCTTAGCCGAGCGTACCCGTTTTGCCGTTGAAGTAATTAAAGAGGTACGGAAAAGGGTTGGTGAAGATTTCGCCTTAATTATTCGTTTATCACAATTTAAACCTGCTGCCTACGATTTTAAACTGGCTAAAAATGAGCAGGAAATGGAACAATGGTTAACCCCACTGGCTGAAGCCGGAATTGATATTTTCCACTGTTCGCAACGCCGTTTCTGGGAGCCAGAGTTTGAAGGTTCTGACTTAAATTTTGCAGGATGGGCTAAAAAAGTAACAGGAAAAACCACAATCTCAGTAGGCTCAGTTGGTTTGGACGGCGATTTCTTTGGTGCTTTCGCAGGGCAGAGTTCACAGCCTAGTTCATTAGACGAACTGGTACGCAGAATGGACCGTGGTGATTTCGATTTAGTAGCCGTTGGTCGCCCGCTTTTGGCAGATCCGAACTGGGTAGAAAAAATTAAACATAACCGCATGGAAGAATTGAAAGGCTTTAGTAAAGAAGCTTTAATGGAATTGGTATAAAACCATATTTTTTCTTTTTAAACTTAGAAAAGCATCTCGAAAGGGATGCTTTTTTTGATAAGGAGCATCGTCATCTCGACTGAAGCGCAGCGAAATGGAGAGATCTGCCCGCGCCTTCAGGTGTAACATAATGCTGAGTTTACGAATAATTTTTATGCCACGGAAGCACAGAGGGCACAGAAATTTTCTTGACAATTTGAAAAGCAGTGCCTGCAATGCTTCGGTTGCTTCAGCCCCGCCCTTTGCTTAATCCCGACTGAAAAAGTCGGAATAACGCTGTCGGTCGGGTTTATTTTACCTCTGACAGCAGCAATGCCGTGGCCACCTAAACCCGATTAAAGCGGGATGCCAATTCCTTCAAATTGGCAGAAGCGAAAGCGGGACTACAACCACCCAAAAGCTTCTGCAATTGCTTTCCAAAACCCAAAAGAGGTCCTCCTCTTGGTACCGGGTTTCGTCATCTCGACTGGAGCATCGCGGAATGGAGAGATCTATCTAGGCAGATTTCTCGACTCCGTTGCACCCGATATTGGGTTCGCTTATAATGACATGACGAATAGAATTTCAATTTAAATCCCAGCCTTTTTCCTTAAATTCACCTCTTTAAAATTGATCATCCCATGTCGAACATTAAACTCATTATTGAAGAAAGACCCGCAAATATTGGCAATTTTATGGTTGGCAGGTTGTTGCCTTTTAGAGAG
This genomic interval carries:
- a CDS encoding oxidoreductase — protein: MKKVWFITGSSRGLGRDLTAQVLAKGDLVAATARNTDALKGFVEKYTDQILPITLDVTDYDQVHLAVESAIAHFGKIDVLVNNAGFGIVGAAEAFTEDQVRSQLETNLYAPIEITRAVLPFMRKQRSGRILQISSIGGRVGNAGVSIYQAAKFGLSGFSEALAKEVIDLGIYVTSVEPGGFRTDWAGASMSYAPHIAGYENTVGKRADFFQSGNFVPMGDPEKAARAMLELVENPEPPVHLVFGSEAIGMLKHADAARTAEMEKWMAVSLSTDHDEAENFLATDLGKSFIKK
- a CDS encoding helix-turn-helix domain-containing protein, encoding MGPRKEHHNKETCTASLNAVKDALYVLNGKWKLPLIISLQEGPQRFNEIQKSLGEITPKILSKELKDLELNEFVIRKVFSTTPVTVTYELTPYSESLDKVINELRDWGLKHRERLVKNRKTESAVGEITASL
- a CDS encoding helix-turn-helix transcriptional regulator, which produces MDQVEIFKALSNKTRLQILGWLKEPELNFPEQPNADFENVGVCVGQIQIKSGLSQSTISEYLSILQRADLISSTRVGQWTYYKRNKEGLEKLSEIINTAL
- a CDS encoding NADH:flavin oxidoreductase, with product MNTDSLFRPFSLKTLNIKNRIVMAPMTRSFSPGGVPTADVASYYAKRAAGEVGLILSEGTVINRPSSSADPNIPHFYGAEALAGWQHVINEVHQAGGQMGPQIWHQGIHANHASGWLPSAPFEGPSSFNSPGFENGVPMTDAAIADTIAAFGQSAADAKALGFDTVEIHGAHQYLIDQFFWDGTNNRTDIYGGKTLAERTRFAVEVIKEVRKRVGEDFALIIRLSQFKPAAYDFKLAKNEQEMEQWLTPLAEAGIDIFHCSQRRFWEPEFEGSDLNFAGWAKKVTGKTTISVGSVGLDGDFFGAFAGQSSQPSSLDELVRRMDRGDFDLVAVGRPLLADPNWVEKIKHNRMEELKGFSKEALMELV